A genomic stretch from Helianthus annuus cultivar XRQ/B chromosome 1, HanXRQr2.0-SUNRISE, whole genome shotgun sequence includes:
- the LOC110944601 gene encoding uncharacterized protein LOC110944601 gives MYFQLKDFKPSMWMGDAVINCFATFLNYEEVNGRKPTKGKSKEVYKKIGERRRLFCHTVCFNDNVLCNTKYNDKGRLEKFSSALLMVLNKDASFLKLTGYTIIVFPILENHHFYLVSFDMEKVAISVIDNMRASESILRSFCQLTFGVSFADEISDISSTIFIVNNRALYVMITIFYDNLEFVGFHGTNVSITTFCYKLGGGKI, from the exons ATGTACTTTCAATTAAAAGATTTCAAACCCAGCATGTGGATGGGAGACGCAGTTATCAACTGCTTTGCGACATTCCTAAATTACGAAGAAGTTAACGGTAGAAAGCCGACCAAGGGGAAAAGCAAAGAGGTTTACAAAAAAATTGGCGAACGTCGCCGTCTTTTCTGCCACACGGTTTGTTTT AACGACAACGTCTTATGTAACACGAAGTACAATGACAAGGGTCGGTTGGAGAAGTTCAGCAGTGCGTTGCTGATGGTGCTGAATAAGGATGCTTCATTTTTGAAGCTGACAGGTTATACGATAATTGTTTTCCCAATACTGGAAAATCATCACTTTTATCTGGTTAGTTTTGACATGGAAAAGGTGGCAATAAGTGTAATTGACAACATGCGTGCTAGTGAGAGCATCTTGCGTTCATTTTGTCAACTAACATTTGGGGTCTCTTTCGCCGATGAAATCTCGGATATCTCTTCCACAATTTTTATAGTCAATAACCGTGCCCTGTACGTTATGATTACCATCTTTTATGACAACCTGGAGTTTGTGGGATTTCATGGGACCAATGTTAGCATTACGACATTTTGCTATAAACTCGGTGGTGGAAAAATCTAG